Proteins encoded within one genomic window of Episyrphus balteatus chromosome 1, idEpiBalt1.1, whole genome shotgun sequence:
- the LOC129919341 gene encoding uncharacterized protein LOC129919341, which produces MASALKVKCGNAKGRLTRAAAFAEAIDESITIEMLEIRLNKLETTWSEYSSLHNEILEKAEDEEVSELESEFSEYELKYFVSNAELVKAIRDREKTSTKPVEVLDNSSAFNRLAEQQSAFLEKINSSSPSSNNSNTSKLPTIVVPPFSGCYKDWPSFRDIYLGSVDTKVNLSPTHKFHYLKSYLRDDAANLIKHLKINDANYSEAWDRLERRYDRSQLIVQSFIETFLSLPTANNSNVQTLRKISDGADEVVRGLSALDKTGRDPWLIYLLLNKLDSDTKQAWAENIGSREDVTIVELLDFLELRCNAFEACQSLSSRSGSSRTKQSNNIRAHLAGPSDSISKSKCPMCQDNHVLTQCTKFVALDIDSRRSFAKTNSLCFNCLKAGHSSQKCFSTFRCRVCRSRHHSLVHPDDAANTNQVSLTGSSNQTQSSSSTSAQSNTTESLVSNHSLDVSRPKKTLLPTILARIQDNQGNLIDCRVLLDSGSQSTFIVESFAQRLGYHRKHSRIPILGLSSTEVGYTKGLISLNLRSRVNSSHLFVDAFILDKLTSNLPTKLIDVSSWSHIQNLDLADPTFNVAAPIDVLLGGDKLWSILKDGQIRGPNGCPIAQRTSFGWVITGQFFEPEESNHFISFHSLLDLSNLMQRFWEVEEVFPANSSIVFDQAEEHFQLTFSRSPDRKYVVHLPFKTPNPSFKNTLSLAVSRLFAMERRFAQNSKLRDLYSDFMREYIGLGHMIRIPRDEIKCSNGRCFYLPHHAVLKPDSSSTKLRVVFDGSAKDSTGNSLNNALLIGPPIQRDLIGVCLRFRQHPFVFTADVVKMFRQIWVDDSDCDYQRIVWRDSPSKEIEHFRLRTVTYGTASAPFLSVRVLKQLAEDYKSEFPNAARVLLEDVYVDDVMTGAKSPKDLIELKSELVTLLSMANLELRKWSSNCWPLLASLPKEQCEYSFYDTERSNSYIKVLGMHWNPSNDEYSFRISKSLPTISLTRRSLLSEVSRIFDPLGLLAPSVVLFKMLFQELWSSKLKLGWDDPLPPELADRWDKYRKEIWFFEQVQIPRNLFTSSFDDIELHGFCDASTLAYGAVLYTRCKVAEGKYNITIVAAKTKVAPLKPVSIPRLELCGALLLTRLLSLVKSSFSYKFTNIVAWCDSEIVLHWLSSPPRRWVTFVANRTAAILEVTPRSCWRHISSESNPADCASRGVIPSNLPNHPLWWTGPSWLCLEENAWPEQKFVTLQQENNDILLEQRLSPLQVLQTSAENFDVIDHIISKTSSWFRMQRILAYVIRFIFNYLCEKSKPKRQRRTSYLTLKEIHVAKTTIIKSVQLTSFSEDIRTLTLKKELPLKSKLLKYSPFLDNKGLLRVGGRIKNANISFNIKHPYILPINDFSHLIIEDIHKKNLHPGVSATFAIVRQQYWILGSRNLTRKIVFKCTTCFKLRKTTSSQLMGDLPSQRVSQSRPFSHTGCDYAGPLCIKLSRGRNPKTSKAYICLFVCMATKAIHLELVSDLTSDAFLAAFRRFVSRRGLCSNVYSDNGTNFQGARRCLNEMHKLVISEAYNEAVATSLAKDNVTWNSIPPSSPHFGGLWEAGVKSVKCHLRRVIGASILTFEEMYTVLTQIEAILNSRPLCVISDNDLNPLTPAHFLIGEPFTAVPEPTTLSTPLNRLSHWNHLQNMVQGFWKRWHVEYITTLQERSKWKTATPNLKPGDLVIIKEPNLPPTKWLLGKIEAATQGTDGRVRVATVKTNSGTFVRPITKLALLPIS; this is translated from the coding sequence ACAATCGTTGTGCCACCATTCAGTGGATGTTATAAAGATTGGCCTTCGTTCAGGGACATATATCTGGGTTCAGTCGACACTAAGGTGAATCTTAGTCCGACCCATAAATTTCATTACTTGAAATCCTATCTGCGTGATGACGCAGCCAATCTtataaaacatttgaaaataaatgacgCAAATTATTCGGAAGCTTGGGATCGCTTAGAAAGACGGTACGATCGAAGCCAATTGATAGTTCAATcttttattgaaacttttttgTCACTTCCTACTGCAAATAACTCTAATGttcaaactttaagaaaaatttctgACGGTGCCGATGAAGTTGTGCGTGGTCTTAGTGCGTTGGATAAGACAGGTCGTGACCCTTGGCtcatttatttattgttaaacAAACTTGATTCGGACACCAAGCAAGCTTGGGCAGAGAATATCGGTTCTCGGGAAGACGTTACTATAGTCGAATTACTAGACTTTTTAGAACTACGGTGCAATGCCTTTGAGGCTTGTCAATCACTTTCCAGTCGGTCGGGTTCATCGCGTACAAAGCAATCAAACAATATTCGAGCTCATCTTGCTGGGCCTTCAGACTCAATTTCGAAATCCAAATGCCCAATGTGTCAAGACAATCATGTCCTTACTCAGTGTACTAAATTCGTCGCGTTAGACATTGACTCTCGTCGAAGTTTTGCGAAGACAAACTCGCTTTGTTTTAATTGTCTTAAAGCTGGACATTCATcgcaaaaatgtttttctactTTTCGCTGTCGGGTGTGTAGATCACGCCACCATTCGTTGGTGCATCCTGATGATGCAGCAAATACAAATCAAGTTTCGTTAACGGGTTCTTCTAACCAAACTCAATCTTCGTCATCAACCTCCGCTCAATCCAACACCACCGAATCGCTCGTTAGTAATCATTCGCTTGATGTTAGTCGTCCTAAGAAAACTCTTTTACCAACTATCTTGGCTAGAATTCAAGACAATCAAGGAAATCTGATAGACTGTCGTGTTCTTTTAGATTCCGGGTCACAGTCTACATTCATTGTTGAATCTTTCGCTCAAAGACTCGGTTATCATCGTAAGCATTCAAGAATTCCTATCCTCGGTCTATCGTCGACTGAAGTTGGATATACAAAGGGCCTCATCTCACTAAATCTTCGTTCTCGTGTCAATTCTTCTCACTTATTCGTTGATGCCTTTATACTCGATAAATTAACTTCAAACTTACCAACCAAATTGATAGATGTTTCCTCCTGGTCTCATATTCAAAACCTCGACCTTGCTGATCCTACTTTCAATGTCGCCGCCCCAATCGATGTTCTTCTCGGTGGTGACAAACTTTGGAGCATTCTCAAAGATGGACAAATTCGAGGTCCCAATGGATGCCCAATCGCACAACGCACTTCGTTTGGATGGGTCATAACCGGACAATTTTTTGAACCAGAGGAATCGAACCATTTTATCTCATTTCACTCTTTACTCGATTTAAGTAATTTGATGCAACGTTTCTGGGAAGTTGAGGAGGTTTTCCCAGCAAACAGTTCTATCGTTTTCGACCAGGCCGAAGAACATTTTCAACTGACTTTCTCTCGATCTCCTGACAGGAAGTATGTTGTTCACCTTCCTTTTAAAACTCCAAATCCATCTTTCAAAAATACTCTTTCGCTCGCTGTTTCTCGCCTATTCGCAATGGAACGTCGGTTCGCTCAAAATTCGAAACTGAGAGACTTGTATTCTGATTTCATGCGGGAATATATCGGCTTAGGCCACATGATTCGAATTCCTCGTGACGAAATTAAGTGTTCTAACGGTAGATGTTTTTATCTACCACACCACGCGGTGCTAAAACCAGACAGTTCGTCTACTAAATTGCGTGTCGTTTTTGATGGCTCTGCCAAAGACTCCACTGGTAACTCGTTGAACAATGCATTGTTGATAGGCCCTCCTATTCAACGGGACTTAATAGGTGTTTGCTTGCGGTTTCGACAACATCCCTTCGTTTTTACTGCCGACGTCGTAAAAATGTTCCGTCAAATCTGGGTAGATGACTCCGATTGCGATTACCAACGCATTGTTTGGCGCGACTCTCCCTCAAAGGAAATCGAACATTTTCGGTTACGCACTGTAACATATGGTACAGCTTCCGCTCCGTTTTTGTCAGTTCGGGTTCTGAAGCAGCTTGCTGAGGACTATAAATCAGAATTCCCGAATGCAGCGCGTGTTCTACTGGAAGACGTATACGTGGATGACGTTATGACGGGAGCAAAGTCACCCAAAGACCTTATCGAATTGAAATCCGAATTAGTCACTCTTCTTTCCATGGCCAACCTTGAGTTGCGGAAATGGAGCTCCAATTGTTGGCCACTCCTAGCTTCTCTTCCTAAAGAGCAATGTGAATACTCTTTTTACGACACTGAACGTTCAAATTCGTATATTAAGGTGCTTGGAATGCATTGGAATCCATCAAACGATGAATATTCCTTTCGCATCTCGAAGTCTCTTCCAACCATTTCATTGACAAGGCGTTCGCTGTTGTCTGAAGTATCACGAATATTCGATCCGTTAGGACTGTTGGCACCCTCAGTTGTACTTTTCAAAATGCTCTTTCAGGAACTCTGGTCATCGAAGTTAAAGTTGGGATGGGACGACCCGTTGCCTCCAGAGTTAGCTGATCGTTGGGATAAATATCGGAAGGAAATCTGGTTTTTTGAGCAAGTCCAAATACCTAGAAACTTGTTTACCTCTTCCTTCGATGACATTGAACTGCATGGCTTCTGCGATGCATCCACGCTCGCTTATGGTGCCGTCCTGTACACTCGCTGTAAAGTTGCTGAAGGAAAGTACAACATAACAATTGTCGCTGCCAAGACCAAAGTTGCTCCGTTAAAACCGGTGTCCATTCCACGTCTAGAGCTGTGTGGGGCCTTGCTGCTGACTCGCTTGTTAAGTCTTGTTAAATCGTCGTTTTCGTACAAATTCACAAACATAGTGGCTTGGTGCGATTCCGAGATCGTTTTACACTGGCTATCATCTCCTCCTCGTCGCTGGGTTACTTTCGTTGCCAACAGAACCGCTGCTATACTGGAAGTTACACCAAGAAGTTGCTGGCGCCATATTTCATCAGAGTCAAATCCAGCAGATTGTGCGTCGCGCGGTGTTATTCCGTCTAATCTCCCGAACCATCCCCTTTGGTGGACTGGCCCATCATGGTTGTGTCTGGAGGAAAATGCATGGCCTGAACAAAAATTCGTGACCTTACAACAAGAAAACAACGATATATTACTCGAGCAAAGACTATCTCCGCTCCAAGTGCTTCAAACCTCAGCGGAAAATTTTGATGTCATCGATCACATAATCAGCAAGACCTCGTCGTGGTTTCGAATGCAAAGAATACTCGCGTACGTCATTCGCTTTATATTCAATTATCTGTGTGAAAAATCTAAACCTAAACGTCAGCGTCGTACCTCGTATCTAACTCTTAAAGAAATTCATGTCGCCAAAACAACCATAATTAAATCGGTCCAACTAACATCATTCAGTGAAGATATTCGTACCCTAACACTCAAAAAAGAATTGCCCCTGAAATCCAAACTGCTCAAATATTCCCCATTTCTCGATAATAAAGGTCTGCTTAGAGTAGGAGGAAGAATTAAAAATGCCAATATATCTTTTAACATTAAACATCCTTATATTCTTCCAATTAATGACTTTTCTCATCTTATTATAGAAGATATTcataagaaaaacttacatcCTGGAGTCTCCGCAACGTTCGCAATCGTTAGACAGCAGTACTGGATCCTGGGTTCTCGAAATCTCACCAGAAAGATTGTTTTCAAGTGCACTACATGCTTTAAATTGCGAAAAACAACTTCTTCGCAGCTAATGGGTGACTTACCATCGCAACGCGTATCACAAAGCCGTCCTTTTTCACACACTGGGTGTGACTATGCTGGGCCGCTTTGCATAAAGCTGTCCAGAGGTCGAAATCCAAAAACTTCAAAGGCATATATCTGTCTATTTGTGTGTATGGCTACGAAGGCTATACATTTGGAGCTAGTGAGTGATTTGACCTCTGACGCATTTCTCGCAGCTTTTCGTCGATTCGTTTCCCGGCGTGGACTTTGTTCGAATGTGTATTCGGATAATGGAACCAACTTCCAAGGTGCACGTCGGTGCTTGAACGAGATGCACAAGTTAGTCATATCAGAAGCATACAACGAGGCTGTTGCAACATCACTTGCGAAGGACAATGTAACCTGGAACTCTATCCCTCCATCGTCCCCTCACTTTGGTGGATTGTGGGAGGCTGGAGTAAAGTCGGTAAAGTGTCATTTGCGACGAGTAATTGGAGCATCCATCCTTACATTTGAAGAAATGTATACGGTGCTCACTCAAATTGAAGCTATCTTAAATTCTCGTCCTCTTTGTGTGATTTCAGATAATGACTTAAATCCATTAACACCCGCTCACTTTCTTATAGGTGAACCATTTACTGCTGTTCCAGAGCCAACAACGCTGTCCACGCCTTTGAATCGCTTGTCGCACTGGAACCATCTACAAAATATGGTACAAGGCTTCTGGAAACGGTGGCATGTGGAATATATCACCACCCTACAAGAACGATCGAAATGGAAGACGGCAACTCCGAATCTCAAACCAGGGGACCTGGTAATAATTAAAGAACCAAACCTTCCGCCAACTAAGTGGCTTCTTGGCAAAATCGAAGCAGCAACCCAAGGGACTGATGGCCGAGTACGAGTTGCTACTGTAAAGACGAACAGTGGAACATTTGTTCGTCCAATTACCAAACTTGCCCTACTACCCATATCCTGA
- the LOC129905192 gene encoding phenoloxidase-activating factor 2-like, which translates to MNAKLILIPIFLIGLCMVQSDEEFPNRIDTGSGNYNKPNPKYPGSTVTTKPETLPRPRNINLEYGDIRYNYKASTCGYRNKNGVLSNIKNVSNKEAEFGEFPWMVRIIKKGKVVNSFKCGGSLIAPRVVLTGAHCVKSLQALNYLVRAGEWESNSDDEPFPHQERQVVEIIMHENFDDGDFLENNIALLFLETEFDAAPHIKTVCLPPANTNFDMSRCIASGWGRDKFGSKIHRKIMKKIDLRVVPKGKCQNALRKTRLGEYFELHSSFICAGGEIGKDTCTGDGGSPLVCPMANNPDRYYQVGIVSWGIGCGDKNVPGIYASVPHLRSWIDKQLADKDIDTKFFTP; encoded by the exons ATGAATGCAAAACTAATTCTCATCCCAATTTTCCTAATTGGGTTATGTATGGTTCAAAGTGATGAAGAATTCCCAAATAGGATTGACACTGGTTCGGGTAATTATAATAAACCAAATCCCAAGTATCCTGGTTCAACAGTTACAACAAAACCAGAAACACTTCCCCGTCCACGTAACATAAACTTAGAATATGGTGACATTCGGTATAATTATAAG gcAAGCACATGCGgctatagaaataaaaatggaGTTTTATCCAATATCAAAAATGTCTCTAATAAGGAAGCAGAATTTGGTGAATTCCCATGGATGgttagaattattaaaaaaggcAAAGTTGTAAACTCTTTCAAATGCGGAGGTTCTTTGATAGCTCCAAGAGTCGTTTTAACTGGAGCTCACTGTGTAAAATCCTTACAAGCCCTGAATTATCTGGTCAGAGCTGGTGAATGGGAATCTAATTCAGATGACGAACCATTTCCACATCAGGAGAGACAAGTCGTAGAAATAATTATGCATGAAAATTTTGATGATGGTGACTTTTTGGAGAACAATATTGCTCTACTTTTCCTCGAGACAGAATTCGATGCGGCTCCTCACATCAAAACAGTTTGTTTGCCACCAGCCAACACAAATTTCGACATGTCACGTTGTATTGCTTCTGGCTGGGGAAGGGACAAATTCGGAtcaaaaatacatagaaaaatTATGAAGAAGATTGATTTGAGAGTAGTTCCAAAGGGTAAATGTCAAAACGCCCTTAGAAAAACTCGTTTAGGAGAATACTTTGAATTGCATTCCAGTTTTATTTGTGCTGGTGGAGAAATTGGAAAAGATACTTGCACAGGAGACGGTGGTTCACCATTAGTTTGTCCAATGGCCAACAATCCCGATCGTTACTACCAAGTTGGAATTGTTTCTTGGGGTATTGGATGTGGTGATAAAAATGTGCCTGGTATTTATGCAAGCGTTCCACATCTCCGTTCTTGGATTGATAAACAATTGGCTGACAAAGATAtcgatacaaaatttttcacgCCATAA
- the LOC129905143 gene encoding phenoloxidase-activating factor 2-like, whose product MNAKLILIPIFLIGLCHGQTSEIIQNPQVDKDVIDDVFNQNSVTISPFANVDAVQPAVLTGNSNQPCGTRPDMVCVRQYLCHNGTMDPHGGGTIEIRMSSGCNTIYEICCHLNETSDEPILNPLPRTVGCGYRNKNGVGIKISEPTDNEAEFGEFPWMVIISEKIIKKGKVVSPPKCGGSLIAPGVVLTGAHCVKSLQALNYLVRAGEWEYNSDGEPFPHQDRQVVEIIIHENFDADYLENNIALLFLETPFDDAPHIKTVCLPPVNTNFDMSRCIASGWGRDKFGSKIHRKIMKKIELPVVANAKCQNDLRQTRLEQSYELHSSLMCAGGEFGKDTCTGDGGSPLVCPMANNPDRYYQVGIVSWGIGCGNKNVPRVYASVPRLRSWIDKQLADKDIDTKFFTP is encoded by the exons ATGAATGCAAAATTAATTCTCATCCCAATTTTTCTAATTGGATTATGCCATGGTCAAACCTCTGAGATTATTCAAAACCCTCAGGTTGATAAGGACGTCATAGATGatgttttcaatcaaaattctgtaacaATAAGTCCGTTCGCTAATGTTGATGCTGTACAACCGGCTGTACTGACTGGCAACTCTAATCAGCCATGTGGTACACGTCCTGATATGGTATGTGTTCGTCAGTATCTTTGCCACAATGGAACAATGGATCCTCATGGTGGAGGTACCATTGAAATTCGCATGAGCTCTGGTTGTAATACTATTTACGAAATATGCTGTCATTTAAATGAAACa tcAGATGAACCAATTTTAAACCCACTCCCAAGAACAGTTGGATGTggttatagaaataaaaatggaGTTGGAATCAAAATCAGTGAACCCACTGATAACGAAGCTGAATTTGGTGAATTTCCATGGATGGTGATAATTtcggaaaaaattattaaaaaaggcAAAGTTGTAAGCCCTCCCAAATGTGGAGGTTCTTTGATAGCTCCAGGAGTCGTTTTAACTGGAGCTCACTGTGTAAAATCCTTACAAGCCCTGAATTATCTGGTCAGAGCTGGTGAATGGGAATATAATTCAGATGGCGAACCATTTCCACATCAGGACAGACAAGTTGTAGAAATAATTATACATGAAAACTTTGATGCTGATTATTTGGAGAACAATATTGCTCTACTTTTCCTCGAGACACCATTCGATGATGCTCCTCACATCAAAACAGTTTGTTTGCCGCCAGTCAACACAAATTTCGACATGTCACGTTGTATTGCTTCTGGCTGGGGAAGGGACAAATTCGGAtcaaaaatacatagaaaaatTATGAAGAAGATTGAGTTGCCAGTAGTTGCAAATGCTAAATGTCAAAACGACTTAAGACAAACTCGTTTAGAACAATCCTATGAATTGCATTCCAGTTTGATGTGTGCTGGTGGAGAATTTGGAAAAGATACTTGCACAGGAGACGGTGGTTCACCATTAGTTTGTCCAATGGCCAACAATCCCGATCGTTACTACCAAGTTGGAATTGTTTCTTGGGGTATTGGATGTGGTAATAAAAATGTGCCTCGTGTTTATGCAAGCGTTCCACGTCTCCGTTCTTGGATTGATAAACAATTGGCTGACAAAGATAtcgatacaaaattttttaccccataa